The Capsicum annuum cultivar UCD-10X-F1 chromosome 3, UCD10Xv1.1, whole genome shotgun sequence genomic sequence tttttttcctccatctttttaaatttaaaaatatttttaaaattttaaaaataatttaattttttttaaaaaaaaattaaaaaattaaaaagggtcctttttcttcctacattttttaaaatttaaaaatatttttaataaataagaaaaataaaaaacggtcctttttttccctccatctttttaaatttcaaaaatatttttaaaaatttaaagatattttaaaattattttaaaaaattaaaaataattttaaaaaaaaatttaaaaatattttttctctccccacccccccccccccccccccccccgtccCTACCTCCCCCCCCGccctcccaccccaccccaacactcttccagcCCCCCCTCCCcacgttcactttttattttttattttaattttcgctctcaattcaattttttttaattacaattaaaattaaaatctttttattttttgggggattaaaatttaaatttgaaatctttttttttgggagggggtggggggaggggttaaaatttaaatttaaattgaaagtgagtgatagtgaacaTTGAAAAAATAGcgaatttcgcttgaaaaaaattaaactttttgtgaatttgttaaaaatattcaaatataaaaataaaaaatttattacgtttgtatatatgaatttatagttaaaaatttaaattagttggagaataattttaattatttggaatgaatttgatgtttaatttgtgagcaaaaataaaaacatgattattcaaaattttctacaatttataaatttttattatttaattaaattaattttaatatttactttgttatgcaacattttaaaaataacttggaatttaatgtaatacttttttttaaaaatgacgtggcagaTGACGCGGCAGACTTGTCAAGCGTGACAGCTGActgggggagagtgtgttacactcaccacaaaagggtttaaaatgttgttttttagtgggttcaggggtccagatgacaaatatgtaaatagaagtgttcaacttacaaaaccaacatagtacaggggtccagaaggttaTTTTGCCATTCTTATGCCATTATTGCTATGTTtagttttataaaatttattcatataaataatTCTTCTAGTATTAATCTATTTTCtcgtaaaaaattcaaataaaattttaaaattagtcgTCCACTTCGATGCATACGTTTTTTCATATAATCTTTTAAGGGaaaatactcacaaaaatacctgaagtttgaccggattaccagTTGTGTATACTAAACTTTgcggggatcctattacccccaGACTttctttttcgtattttaatggcatatatctgccacttAGCACCCTGTGTGTGAGTCACGCGCATTGAGCGCGTGAACAgtgctaaaaatattttaaactttttttttggcCAAACAatcccttaattttataattatttaaagttttataatttttatttatttaaagtttttcattcttctttcttatttattctttcttctttctttccctttttcaaCAATAGTTGCTCCATtgttaattgaaattgaattcttgaagattctatttcagtttctattcttgaagattaatagaagattccattcaattgaaattgaaatttgacgtaattgaaacttgaaacttgaaattgaaattgaacttGAAATTAACATTGAAATTTCATTCCACTGAGTTGGCGTAATTGAAACTTGGATTttgaaactcaatggaagattccattGAGTTGGCGgaattgaaacttgaaatttgaaattcaagtatgaagaaactttcttcataattaaatttgaaaacttttggaatttgaaatttactcaatgaaattatttggaatttgatttgtagGATGAATTTGAGttctggaatctttaatatggttgtaatggtgaaaaaatattgaaaagtgataaaatggagaagacaaAGCATGTGTACCACACTTCCCACCTAAAAAACTGAGTATACGTTttgagggagggggggggggggggaattaatTCCATTTTAAAAGAGTCTGGGGgaattaattttgattaaaaaagtataaagggtaataggacccctgcaaagttcaatatgctccattagaaatttaattaaagatcaaatattttcgtgggtatttttccatcttttaatcattaattatgtCGACTTAAAtaagttatgaatttttatttcattcttataaaaattgaagaaacaaatTCTTGTAAAGTGTCATTCCTATTACAATTCTCTTTTGCTTAgctgaaaatattgataattagtAATTACTTGGTTTTTtaaaccccccctccccccccccccccaccccccaaaaaaaaaactaaaaagtaaggggaaaaaaaatcaaaatatacatcCTTAGATTGTATATTGCAAGTCATATCAATACTTGTTAGATTGCAATTAATAgcaattttttaaataaagaaaaaaatatttttttaataaaaaagatttcTAAAATAAAACAGTTTGTTATTAATAAGTGGATATCCATCACACCTTAATATCTCtctcctcttattttttttttctttattcttttcctAATTTGTTATACAATTTCACAATTCTCTCACAAAATACAACTCTCTCTTCCTCTtttcattctattttattttatatttttttcagataTATTTCTTCAAAATCCTTCATAGATGATTTCATCTTTTTACCACAATATTCTTTCTTACTTTTCCTATTATTGAAAAATTAGATGtatcaccatttttttttttttatagatcttgattattttttctttagtaggGAAGATGATAGTGTTCATTCAACTTTAATTTAATacgaaagtaaatgagataaaattCTGTATGAAATGAATATATAAACTagtatcaattaaattaaatatcataattcatagatATTAGTTTATATATCTATCACATACACATTTCATACGATTGTGATATATAAGAAATTACTTTATAAAccaatttcattcaatttataatctaaaGTATATCTTCTTAACCGAATATCACAATCCATAAAGTTTGTAGATGatttgatattaaaaaaaaaggtaaaacaatTTGTATATCTATACCAtacatctaaaaaataaaattaagcatTTGTATATAAGCTGCTATTAAAGATagaaaagttatttaaaaaaaagatataacaaTTCATTATTATCTAGATTTTATATATTAGTCGTtcgaaaatttcattaaaataccTACCTTCTTCTTTCTaccaaaatcataaatcaaattcTGAGTGGAAcccaatattattattattatttttttatcttaatcatcaattttttttatttaaaaaaataaaaaaacattttaCATTTTATTTCAATACCATTTTCATCCATTAAAAACATTAATAAGTATGCATCATTTTTGTATATCATTTTACATTTCAATTTTAtagatcaaaattcaaaaataaagaaattgttTTATACATGATGTTGGTACATAACATgatttaaatttgatttaaaaattaaataaaatttaatacatATAAAGAGTTTGGGTACAAACCTAGTTATTAAATGAATTTacagtattttttataatatttttatatgaattacATACACTGAGACCCTAATAAAAAATACCATTTAGTAAATGAGATGAATATATAAACATTTCAATATaatttgttatattattttttcattaacagatttttttttgtatcagtttcATAATTAAGGTAGACGTATTACTATGAGAAAAAAATCTTAATccaataaaatagaaatagaagaaaaataatgaatagaTAAGAATATAAATTAATGCTACTTTTCAGAATGGAAAGAAATGTATAGTAATAAATTATTAGAGACAATAGAAAACGTGCAGATTAaataagttatttagtttatttttactcactaaaaacatgataatttatgTGAGTGTGAAAGATAACACACAAATTTAGGagatattttaattgatatatatccaagaaataaattttaatttttaatttttttaaaactgcTACAACTTGTaattaaaaatacaattcaataaTTATCGAAAAGTATTGCTACAACTTGCAATAAACTATCTAATAAACGTATAATAGATAATTTTCACAAAAGTAATTACTTGTTTTTTCGGCCTACAAACATTGCAATGTTGGGCCTGTGTAAATGGGCCTTTACCACATTTGTTCCTATAAATATATAAACCCTAGCACCTTCTTCCATCTTACAATACGAAACCCTTAAGCAAAGAGACGCACAAGGCGCCGCAAGTAGAAGAAAGGGTAGGGAAAAATGGAGCCGGCGAGGAATGTTAAGGATGTTTCACCACACGAGTTCGTCAAGGCTTATGCCGCTCATCTCAAGCGCTCCGGCAAGGTGTGTTTAATGGAgtttagtgttttttctatatgcTTTTAATTTGTGTGTTAGGTTAATAGAGATTGTAATTTGATTCATTTTGTGTTTTCTATATGTGATATGTGATTTGTTTATACTTTTGGCTAGTACAGTTGTATAGTGAATGGATAACTGTAGATGATTTGGAGAGTAATGAAGTCATGTGAGGCTGTGCTAATTCATGTTTTAGGACTGCTAGGTTTGTTGTAAATATACTAGGATGTGTCTGATTTGTACTTGAATCTGCTGCTGTGTTTGTTACTACACGTATACTTTCTGTGTTTATCTTGTTTGGTTAATTTAGAATATGTAGTTTGAGGATGATAGAATGAGATTGCTTGTATCTGCTTTTGAAATTTGTGTTAGGGTAATGGAGCTTGTTTTGGATGACTCATTTTGTGTTTACTATGTTTTCTATGTGATTTGCTTATAGTTTTGGTTTGTAGAGCTGTCTAAAATAATGTTAAGCTGTGGGTTAATTCTTGTTTTAGGACTGCTAGTGTGGTTGTAAGTGGAGTAGGTGTATACGATTTTTAATTGAATCTGCTGCTATGTTTTGTTAATGCGTATGCTCGTAATGTGTTTATCTTGTTTGGTTACACTTGGAGTCTGTATGTAGTGTGAGGGTTATAGAGTAAGATCTCCTTTCATGCAACGCATGGGCGTAAAGCTTAGATACAGGTTTAGCTGAACATGCTAATTTGATTGATTTGTATGTGTGCTAGGAAGTTTATTGATTCTGTACACTTTAAATTTAGGAATCAGCCGTTGACACTTGAATTTGTAATGTTGGCTTATTAAGGAGATGTGAGAAGTTGGCTAAACTTGGATATGGATATaaggaggggtagaggtaggctgaaaaaAATCTTGGGGAGAGATGTTTGAACCGGACACCATACTACCACTGCTTATGACATGACTGTTGATAATAAGATATATGTGTTGGGGTTTAGTGTAGAATGTTAGTAGTTAGTGGAGCATGTTTCCCTTTTTGGTTCTGTTAGTGTTACTCTCTTACTAGCTTATTCTTTGATTTTAGTATCACGCTCCATAGACCAAACTTGTGGGATTGTGCTGGTTTTGTTGATGTAATTTGTAATCTTGAGACCAGAAAGTTGAAATCCTGCTCATTCGTTGTgcaaaattttttttatagtacTTTATTAaatgtttatatattataatcAGTAGTCAGTGTCTGCCACTGCCCTTTATTATTAGGATGATTGTATTTTCCCCCCTTCTAGTGTTTTAGTGTTTGTTGTTTAGACTAGCTTGCTGCAGAATGTCAGTTTTAATGTGAGGTGAAATTCAATGTGGTCTTATTTGTTTGAGTGCGTATTAAATTTCACATCTGTAGATGGAGCTTCCCGAGTGGACTGACATTGTCAAGACTGGAAAACTGAAAGAGCTTGCCCCATACGACCCTGATTGGTACTACATTAGGGCGGGTATGTCTTTTCTTATAGTCTCACACACTGATCTCTGAAGAAGGGTTCATGTGAATCAAAATTTTGGCTTCCTGACTTTTCTTCCGGTCTGTTTCGAATTTTATCGACAGCTTCTATGGCAAGAAAGATCTATTTGAGAGgaggtattggtgttggtggatTCAGAAGAATCTATGGTGGTAACCAGAGGAATGGCAGTCGTCCACGTCATTTCTGCAAGAGCAGTGGTTCAGTTGCACGCCACATCCTTCAGCAGCTGCAGACCATGAACATCATCGACTTTGAACCCAAGGGGTATGTGTTTTTTTCACAATCAAATTGCGTTTTTGTGTTTTGGTCTTGCTATAGACATGGAAATCTTTTGGTTAGAAACAACTACTTGGATTGACGTTTCAGTATTGAAATGTCTTTTGAGCAAGAATTATGTAGTTATTTGTTAGTATTGTTCTGATTTATATCTTTTTACTTCCTTTTGTACACAGTGGAAGGAGAATCACATCCAACGGACAAAGAGATCTTGACCAAGTTGCTGGAAGAATTACTGCTGCCAATTAAGAGATGAAAAAGCAGCAGCCGTTTTTATGAATACATGAGTTGTTTTAAACTTATAATTTCGTGTTGGACCTATGTAGATGTAGGGTATTGTTGAACCTTTCTCTGCATGTTTTGCCCTTTTTCTTTAATGTGGGATTCTTTTTGGCATCAATATGCTAGTTTTGTCCTTCGTACTTCAGATATGTTGCTTCAGCTGCTGTCTATCAGAGTTTGCCTGCCTTTTTTATATTTCTGTGTTTTCGAGGAGGGAAAGTCGTCTTTACAAAATCATGGCTCATACTCATGGAAACAGTCACATTTTCTGTTTGATATTCAACTAGCATACCTATGCATCAGGTTTGCATATCCATCTAATATTTAGAGAATGGCTTTCTGCAATGTTAAATATCTTCAGCAGATGTTATATCCAATCTGAATTATGAAATATTTGTCCATTCTAGTGATACACCGAAGTCTTGTCACAATTTGATTCCTTACCCTATTTAGATGAGAAATTTTCGTTCACTCCAGAAGTTTTTGCATGTTCAGATAGATTTATTTTGTGGACAAGGTGGTTGCAGGGAGCTCCAACTCTGTGTTTATC encodes the following:
- the LOC107862288 gene encoding 40S ribosomal protein S19-3 — protein: MEPARNVKDVSPHEFVKAYAAHLKRSGKMELPEWTDIVKTGKLKELAPYDPDWYYIRAASMARKIYLRGGIGVGGFRRIYGGNQRNGSRPRHFCKSSGSVARHILQQLQTMNIIDFEPKGGRRITSNGQRDLDQVAGRITAAN